GAGATCTTCCAGATCCTGCATGAGCGCGACATGGTCAATGAGCGACCGGTCGGCGTCCAATCGAACCAGGAAGTCCACGTCGCTGTCCTCGCCCGCCTCGCCCCGGACCACGGACCCAAAGACGCGCACATGGTGCGCTCCGTGCCTGGTAGCAACGCGAAGAATTTCATCTCGCCGACTCAGAATCTCGCTCAAGGCAACCATTGCAGCCTCCCCGCCTCCTAATACTACAGCGCCACTTGAGCCTTTGCGCGGTGGGTCTCCCGACCCACCGCGCGATCAAACGGCCTTGGCGCGGTCGCGATTTTCGCGGCGGGTCAGGAGACCCGCCGCGCTAAGTGACGCTATAGTACTAATTCTATCGGCCGGGTCGCCGTCTGTCTATAACTCCCCCGGGCGCAAAAATGCAAGCCCATCCGTTTCACGCCCGCCCGGAGCGATGCTCAACGGCAGTTCCAGGCCGTGCGACTCAAGGAGCGCCCCGTCGCGCAGCATTTTCGCAGCGGGTCCGTCTGCCGCGACTTGG
Above is a genomic segment from Planctomycetota bacterium containing:
- a CDS encoding nucleotidyltransferase family protein, which codes for MVALSEILSRRDEILRVATRHGAHHVRVFGSVVRGEAGEDSDVDFLVRLDADRSLIDHVALMQDLEDLFGCRVDVVTERALHRLVRDCVLAEAVPL